The Actinotalea sp. JY-7876 sequence TCGATCAGTGGGTCAGCGGGCGCCGAGCGCGTGCTCGAGGGCCAGCTGGTTGAGGCGGACGAAGTGGTAGCCGCGCTCGCCGAGCTCGTCGGTGTTCACGTCCTCGAACGCCGAGCGGTCCGCGAGGAACGCCTCGAGCGTCTCACCCTCGTCGAGCGTGGGCGTGGCGAGGTCGAACACGCCGGACGCCTCGAGCGCCTCCTGCACCTCGGGGTCGGCGCGGAAGGCCAGCGCACGCTCCTTGAGCAGGATGTAGGTCGCCATGTTGGCGGCGGCCGAGTCCCAGACGCCCTGCATGTTCTCGGTGCGCGAGGGCTTGTAGTCGAAGTGGATCGGGCCCTCGTACCGCGGGCCGCCGCTCGGGAAGCCGTTCTCGAGCAGGTCCACCGTCGCGAACGCGGAGAACAGGTCGCCGTGGCCGAAGACGAGGTCCTGGTCGTACTTGATCGAGCGCTGGCCGTTGAGGTCGATGTGGAAGAGCTTGCCCTGCCACAGCGCCTGCGCGATGCCCGTGGTGAAGTTCAGGCCCGCCATCTGCTCGTGCCCGACCTCGGGGTTCAGGCCGACGATGTCGCCGTTGTCGAGCGTCGAGATGAGGCCGAGCGCGTGCCCGATCGTGGGCAGGAGGATGTCGCCGCGCGGCTCGTTCGGCTTCGGCTCCAGCGCGATGCGCAGGCCGTAGCCCTTGTCCTTGATGTAGCCCGCGACGGTGTCGATGCCCTCGGCGTAGCGCTGGTGCGCGGCGAAGAGGTCCTTGGCGGCGTCGTACTCGGCGCCCTCGCGCCCGCCCCACATGACGAAGGTGTCGGCGCCGAGCTCGGCGGCGAGGTCGACGTTGCGCAGGATCTTGCGCAGCGCGAAGCGGCGCACGCGGCGGTCGTTCGACGTGAACGCGCCGTCCTTGAAGATCGGGTGCGAGAACGTGTTGGTCGTGACCATCTCGACCTTGATGCCGGTCTCGTCCAGCGCGCCGCGGAAGCGGTCGAGGATGCGGGTGCGGTCGGCGTCGTCCGAGCCGAACGGCACGACGTCGTCGTCGTGGAAGGTCACGAACGACGCGCCGAGCTCCGCCAGGCGGTGGACCGACTCGACCGGGTCGAGGTCGGGGCGCGTGGCGTCGCCGAACTGGTCGCGGGCGGCCCATCCGACGGTCCACAGACCGAACGAGAACCTGTCCTCGGGCGTGGGCTT is a genomic window containing:
- the xylA gene encoding xylose isomerase; protein product: MVRKPTPEDRFSFGLWTVGWAARDQFGDATRPDLDPVESVHRLAELGASFVTFHDDDVVPFGSDDADRTRILDRFRGALDETGIKVEMVTTNTFSHPIFKDGAFTSNDRRVRRFALRKILRNVDLAAELGADTFVMWGGREGAEYDAAKDLFAAHQRYAEGIDTVAGYIKDKGYGLRIALEPKPNEPRGDILLPTIGHALGLISTLDNGDIVGLNPEVGHEQMAGLNFTTGIAQALWQGKLFHIDLNGQRSIKYDQDLVFGHGDLFSAFATVDLLENGFPSGGPRYEGPIHFDYKPSRTENMQGVWDSAAANMATYILLKERALAFRADPEVQEALEASGVFDLATPTLDEGETLEAFLADRSAFEDVNTDELGERGYHFVRLNQLALEHALGAR